In Dermacentor variabilis isolate Ectoservices chromosome 11, ASM5094787v1, whole genome shotgun sequence, one genomic interval encodes:
- the LOC142563490 gene encoding uncharacterized protein LOC142563490, with the protein MMLFMEKFVEALQSVGTVVWQHGTETVRSKVHSICCSVDAPARAAVTNQTQFNGRFGCCWCLTCAEQIEGTPRYIQTDFALRTEEGVLRDMKLALELNVPVNGIKGPSPLINLNLFNPVLSQAVDYMHCVLLGVTRQLTEFWLDSANSQEPFYIGAPSTIAKLDKRLLSICPPHCFTRLPRSLADRCFWKASEWKNWLLYYSLPTVLGVLPLRFWRHMSMLAEAIFTLLKSEISPTDLQCAGHLLESFVCRAADLYGTRFMTFNVHQLRHLTSSVKHLGPLWANSAFPFETGNGKLTKMVKAAKGAPTQILERVTLEGELELALHLLSLPHDVVRFCERLLGNVPVKKVTRIDNVCLFGAPVTAMLSERELQSVQNFLDTTSAVIEEYSRMSFEGTIIHSQQYRKAKKSDCSVVASHDGKFFIVSHILHVIDGISGVVLLLCQKLAIGENADGFPPHIKECFLSPVDTCVVLKPASVAMPALFIDFEAESKQYVCALPNIVERD; encoded by the exons ATGATGCTGTTTATGGAAAAATTTGTGGAGGCATTGCAGTCTGTTGGAACTGTTGTGTGGCAGCATGGAACAGAAACGGTTAGATCAAAAGTTCATTCCATCTGCTGTTCAGTTGATGCACCAGCCCGTGCAGCAGTGACAAACCAGACACAGTTCAATGGAAGGTTCGGCTGCTGCTGGTGCCTGACCTGTGCAGAACAAATCGAAG GTACTCCTCGTTACATCCAAACGGACTTTGCACTGAGAACAGAAGAAGGGGTCCTGAGAGACATGAAGCTTGCCCTTGAGCTGAATGTGCCAGTGAATGGCATCAAGGGTCCATCGCCCCTGATAAACCTTAATTTGTTCAATCCAGTGTTGAGCCAGGCAGTTGACTACATGCACTGTGTGCTGCTTGGAGTGACAAGGCAGCTTACCGAGTTTTGGCTGGACAGTGCAAACTCCCAGGAGCCGTTCTACATCG GTGCTCCTTCAACTATAGCCAAGCTGGATAAACGTCTCCTGAGTATTTGCCCACCCCACTGCTTCACACGGCTGCCACGGTCCTTGGCAGACAGGTGCTTCTGGAAGGCGAGCGAGTGGAAGAACTGGCTGCTCTACTACTCTCTGCCAACAGTACTCGGAGTGCTGCCACTGCGGTTCTGGAGGCACATGTCAATGCTGGCCGAAGCCATTTTCACTCTGCTCAAGAGTGAAATTTCACCAACTGATCTTCAATGTGCAG GTCACCTGCTTGAATCATTTGTGTGCAGAGCTGCAGACCTCTATGGGACTCGCTTCATGACTTTTAATGTCCACCAGCTTCGCCATCTGACGTCAAGCGTGAAGCATCTGGGTCCCCTTTGGGCAAACTCAGCGTTTCCCTTCGAAACAGGGAATGGGAAGCTGACAAAGATGGTAAAGGCAGCAAAAGGAGCTCCGACACAAATACTGGAGAGAGTCACTCTGGAAGGAGAGCTGGAGCTTGCGCTGCATTTGCTTTCTCTTCCGCATGATGTGGTGAGGTTTTGCGAAAGACTGCTTGGCAATGTTCCTGTTAAGAAAGTGACTCGAATTGATAATGTATGCTTATTTGGAGCACCAGTTACAGCTATGTTGTCCGAGCGGGAACTGCAATCTGTGCAAAATTTCTTGGACACAACATCTGCTGTAATTGAGGAATATTCAAGAATGAGCTTTGAAGGCACAATTATACACAGCCAGCAGTatagaaaagcaaagaaaagtgactgtTCTGTCGTTGCAAGCCATGATGGGAAATTTTTTATAGTTTCCCATATATTGCATGTAATTGACGGCATTTCTGGCGTGGTTCTCTTGCTTTGTCAGAAACTGGCAATTGGTGAAAATGCTGATGGTTTTCCTCCTCACATCAAAGAGTGTTTTTTGTCACCTGTTGACACTTGTGTTGTTTTAAAGCCTGCTTCTGTTGCAATGCCGGCTTTGTTTATAGACTTTGAGGCTGAAAGCAAGCAGTATGTATGTGCATTGCCCAACATTGTAGAACGGGATTGA